The genomic stretch CCACCAGGCAATTTTGAACTTTTGTTCCTGCTCAGGATCCTgatgccccccctcccccatctcactGCTCCCAGAAGGATCCTCTGGTCCTGAGAACATGCCATGGGACAAGCCTGGAGCTGACCTGAGGGGGATGGTCCTCTGGCAGGTGACAGTGTGGTGGGAGACTCCAGGGATTGCTgggtgcagaggaaggagcagcttggcaccctccctcccctgccccactcaCACTCCCTGCccaattccccccaccccctagcCAGTTCAAAGGTACCCCCACATGCTGGTGGAGCAGCTCTCCCGCCCTGGTCCCCTGCCCGGCACCGGGTCCTCACCTTCTGAAGGGAGCCAAGCTCTGTCCTCTCTGGCTCTTAGCCTCTAGCTAGGCCAGGACAGGAAATGGACTTGGGCATGCTATTTCCTCGCTCCTCCCTCTTGTGACCCCATGATGGCTTCTTAGAAAAACAGTGGCTTCACTGAAACCATGTGACATTTTTCTGAGGCTATCATGgttcatttcattttctctttcacctGCTCTACAATAAAAGCATTTAAGATGTACCTAGTTGTGGGACAACTAAGGGCACCGTGGGTGCaggtgagggggagagggagCGCCCAGCGCCTGGGCAGGCTTCCCATGTGGCTGGTAGAGGAGGAATGTAGAGGCACTGGGCCACTAGCTGTAGGAAGTGAGGCCAAAGACTCCACAGTTCTGAGCCCTTTGGAAAGGAGGCTGAGCTCCTTGTGTAAGCACAGCTATAAGTGCAGCCCTTATGTTCAATCCCTGCCCTCTCAGTCTGTAGCCCCCAGCTCATAGTCATTAGAATCCCTGGAGCCAACATTTTTGGCAGGAGATGCTTACCCTGGGAGCTTGCAGCTGGGAGCCTTCAGTCCTgggagacttcctggaggaggtgatactTGGGCTTGGGAGGGCAGTGACCAAGGGGTGTCCTGGGGAGGGCTAGCAGGAGGGAGACTGAGGCTTCCTGGGGACAGGTCCTGCAGGGGGAGGCCCAGGGTCCCTGACACATACAAAATGCCACTCATCTTACCATCTGCCGTCCACCACCCACCATCCCTGTATCTCTGCATCTACTTACCTACCTTTGTGGAGAATGCAGCCTGCCTGATACGTGTGCCTTGACAACCAGGAGAATAGAGTCCCTCTTTTAACATGAGGTTGTTTCACAGTTACTCTAACTAATATCCTATAGATGGGTATTtaggtttttcccattttttttatattatgaaCTTGTGCCAACACTATGCATGCATGGATGTTGCCTTCTGACCTTCGGCCGGCACGGCACTCTGTGACCCCTCCAGGGAGCGGCTCCCACCAAGGCTCTGGGGGCTCTGCAGTGTGAGGGTTCCAGTTGGGGGAGTaccactttatatttttataaagtatgtttatattttataatttttaagtgaTGGGATTTTGGTTGGTTGATCTTTTACTTTTcagtgtttggggttttttttctcagtattttttaaaataaaaatgtgccggggaattccctggtggtacaatggttaagactccacgcttccactgtaggggatgtcggtttgacccctggttggggaactaagatcccacatgccatgcagcacagccaaaaattttaaaaaaagtgccaCATCTGGCAGTCATAATTCATCTGAATTTTCATAAAGCCTCAACTGCTAACCTCTCCAAAGAGACTAAATATGCAGtcctaagaaaataaagttagtgCTTTAAAAGCTCTAGAAACCCCCAAATTACAGAGCGCACCCACCCTGAGAAGGAAGGGACGGGGAGCACGGTGCTGCCCTGGGCCAGGGCGCGTTGCACAAGGACTGCCGGCCACAGGGAAGGAGGCAGTGCCTGTGAAGGCTCGGGACCAGGGCCACCCTTGTTGTCCATGGAAGGGCTTCCCTTATCAGGGTCCTGTCCTGGGCACAAGATCACGGGCATCTTCCAGGGCCTCGGATCCAAGGTTTCTTCGGGGGCCAAGTGCTGCTGGGAGGCTGCTCAGGCAGACTCTCTGACTGGTGTGTGCCCCCCTCAACCTGAGCTGAGGCTACCTGGTCTCAGCCAGGCCATCGAGCCCACACAGGGCCTGGAAGCTACCAGGCCTGGCCAGGACAATGCTTACAGGCCTGTGGGAGGGGGCGGGCTGGGACTGGGGGCCTCCAGATCAAAAGACCATGTTGGAAACCCTCACAGGTGGCCCAGTGTGCCTCAACATCCGCCCTGGGAGCTGCCCTCCTGCAGGGGCCTGGTCTCCCTCTGGAAGGGAGGATGAGATCCTTTTCTAGacctcctgccctcccaccccatttaCACCCTCCTTGCTGTTCCCATGATTGGTAATTGcctgttatttgtttgtttatggtcTGTATTGGCTTGGGTGGAACGGCAGCTCCAGGATTCCTGGGTCCAGAAATCaagaggtggaggtgggagaggctCCACTCACCCCTGCCCCAGGGGTCACCAGCACCTCAGGTTCCGGTGGTCCAGCGGCTTAAGTTCCAGAAGGAGGAGTGCTTCCACTGGGGTGTTGCGAGGAGGCCAGGGAATCAGAGGTTGAAGGCACTGGCAAGGCCTGTCCGCCTGGGGGAACAAGCAGAGGCAGGTGTGCACGTTGATTCTTCTTCAAGTAGAAGGAAAAGAGGCTACAAAAAGGCCTGGTTCTGAGAGGCCCTATTAAGGAGTTTGAGAGTTTATCCTGAAGGCATCTGGGAGAACTTTAAGCATTTCAGAAGGCTGCATTTTAGAAATCTTACTCTGATGAGATAGATGCTAAAGTGTTAACTGTGGTTGTTTCTGGGGGCGGGGAATTGCCTCTGTGCTGTTTGACTTTTcgcttatctgtattttctcgTTTTCTACAATGACTATGGCTTACCTATATGGATGAGGTTTcatggggctgccataacaaatgtcACAAACGGCATGGcacaaaacaacaggaatttgtctgtcacagtctggaggccagaagtcctaaATTGAGGTGTTGCAGAGCCTCCCACCCTCCaacttctggtggctgctggcattcctaGGTTTGTGGCTGCaccactctaatctctgcctccatcttcccaTGGCCTTCTCTCCTGTGCATCTCTGAGTCTCCTCTTCCTTTAAGGACATCAGTCACTGGATTGAAGACCCACTCCAAACTCATGGTGATTTCTTCTGGAGATCCTTAACTGGTTACCTATGCAAAGCCCTTtattccaagtaaggtcacattctgaggttccggATGGACATGAAGTTTGGGGGGCCACTAGTCAACCTACTACACTGTAGGATACAAATAAAGtttcaaaggaaaattaaaaaatctttttggaGTTTCCATGAAGGTTGGAGGGGAAGCCCAGAGGCTGGGAGCCTGGAGAAGAGTCCATCTTTAGAgtctagaaatgaaaacatttgtccacacagaaacttgcatagtaacattcatagcagcactgttcacaatagccaaaatgtggaaacaactcaaatgtccatcagtgaacacatgggtaaacaaaatgtggtatatatacattcagtgggatattattcagccatagtaaggaatgaaattctgatacatgctacaatataaaccttaaagacattatgctaagtacaATAAGCCAGATACCAAAGGAcagatattttatgattccaccCTATGAGTGTTGGGCTGCACACAacaggcctacaaggcctgcACTTGCCTAGCTTTAAGAAcgaagaaagagcccggagtcaTCAACatagacatcaatggtttaatggataggGGGTTCTTatagttattcattttatacatattagtgtatatatgtcaatcccaatctcctaattcatcacaccaccaactaataacctgctgtataaaaaattaaataaaattcaaaaattcaaaaaaaaagctgggttacacacacacacacacacacacacacacacaaataataataatggataggggggatcttacatgtctgaagcaaggtcccgGAGCAGCTCCCCACCGTGTGCAGCTGATGGTGGGCAGGACATAATGGCAGTCTTCGctgcggggaggggtggggggtttttaattaccagttataggggcacgcccctcactgcccctttgataagaacaatcactagctggggcctggggcaagtacgtaggaaggtcagtcatgtgctTAAGatataggtgaagcaggcactggtcgggCAGGGGAatatacagagagcaagagaacagccatctcaagtggcctgaccatacaatgaggtacctagaataggcaaattcatagagacagaagatagaatagaggttaccaggggctggggggaggggggagtgaggAGCTGGTCTTTAATGAGTCcagagtttcagtctgggggatgaaaaacttctggaaatggatggtggtgatggttgcacaacattgtgaatgtatttaaatatttattttttaaaaaacatttatttatttatttattttggctgagccAGATCTTTAGTTTCGGCATGTAAacttttagctgtggcatgcatgcggaatctagttcccagaccagggatcgaacccaggccccctgcaatgggagcgaggagtcttagccactggaccaccagggaagtccctgtgaatgtatttaatgccactgaattgtacactcagAAATAgtttaaatggtacattttatgtttatgtgcattttaccatACAAAACAACTGCACTAGAATACCATTTCTCACCTATCAGGttagcaaaaatgaaaaagcacagAAATGTACTCTGTTGGTGAGGTGGCGGGAAAGCAGGCCCTCCCACATTTTGCCAATGCAAACTGGTATAACCCTTACTGAGAGGACTCTGTCCTTACTAGCAAAACTACATTTGTCTTTACCTTTTgccctagcaatcccacttctaggaatttaccttGAAGATATACCCCCCaacaatatgaaaatacatatgcTCCTGGTTACTCATTGCAGCATGGTTTGTAATtagaaaatattggaaacaatttAGATGCTCATATGTAAAAGAGTGGTTAAATAAAAGTCCATCCATACATCTCTGTGAACTGATATGCAATGATTTCCAGGATATATTGCTAGGTGAAAAGTGTAAAGTGCAAAAGAGTATCTATAGTATGTTAAAGGAGTCTAAGAATGCAACATGCatgattttgaattttcttttgctattaAGGCTATTATCAGAACAATTGATAACGCCTCTATATAAGGTTTGTAGATTATAGTATTATTTCCATGttacttttcaaattttgaaaactgTGCTGTGGATATGTAAAGGAATTCATAGTTCTCCCCATAGTAAAGGAAGATTGTCACAAGCATTAACTGCAGTGATTCATGTACAGAATTTAGcacaaaatattcagtaaatacaGGGAATAACATCATTGGGAGTTTGGTTACAGGGAAGGGTGTCACTGAAGGTGGTGGGTTTTAAGAAACCACCACCTTCACCCTCAACCTCAGAAACACCAGCTTAGGCCCAGAAAAGACACAGGCTTTGCCACTTTGCCATAAATTACTCCAAAGGTACATCCAGCTCATGGAAGCACTTGCCCCAGTTCAAGGAAGCAAGATTACAACATCCCGGGCACCGTACATCGAAGCTACAGTTCCTACACCAAGTGGTGGGTGGCCCAGTTACAGAGTCTGAGATGACTTTATCCTTCCGCGGTTACAAAGAAAACTAACATTAAACACAATCAAACTCAAACGGACCACAGTTCATTATGTGTCTGCCACGTGCTGGGTCCTGTTGAGGGTGCAAGACCCTCGAGATAACCAGGACGGCTGAGCGCGAGCCCAAGGTCAGGTTAAAATGTTGGCCTGCCTGCAAAGCCCAACTTCTTCCAAGTCTGCTCTGAGGGAGATTGGCTGGTTCTCAGGCTCAAAAAAAACGGACTTAAAACCATTAACCTAAGACATTCTGCAGAAGGGTGAAAAACTTAAGGGTATTTGTAACGTTTTTGCCCGGCCACGACGTATATAACATGTCCCTGGTTCTGTAGGAGAAAATCGCATCGCTGCCTGGCCGCCTTACTCGGAgatcataaaaaaaataattccccaGGGGCAGCCAGCCAGGTTCAGCGGCTGGAAGCTGCGAACACCACGGCCTCCTGGCTCAGCCTTTGGCTCAGGCCCTGGGCCTGTAGCTGGGCTCTGGGGTTCCGGGGGTGTCCGCTGGCCGGGGTCTGGGGGGCTGGTTCTCCTGGGTGCGGAAGGGCGGGTGCGGCGCGGCCCCGGGCTCGCCCCAGGAAGCCTGCGATCACTTCCAAGTAGCGGTATCAGTGGGCTCCGGCTCATCGCCTCCCAACACGGGGAGACAAAATGGCGGTcgtgtgggggcagggaggacgaAGCTACATACGGGTTCCATGCCACGCTAGAACTACCACTCCCAGGACGGTCTGGGTCGAAGGCGGGAGGCCGAGGAGAGCGCTAGCGTCGCTAGGCCCTGTGTCCTCCCGCCCCCTAGTGGAAAGTCTCTGGAATGCGTTGTTTGCTCCGGTCCGCCCCCCAGACCTTCCTCGCAACTGGCAGACGGGAATCGTAGTTCTTCGACGACAGAGTTGAACTTCCTTCGGGCCTTACGAAACTACACTTCCCGGTGTGGTTTCGGCGCCTGCGCACAAGGCCGCGGGGAGTACTACGGTTCCCGGCAGGCCCTGCGACGCGCGCAGCTGCGTGCTGACGCGCATAGTTGGTCGTGCTGACGTGCAGCGCGGCCCAGGCGAGGTGCGAGTGGCGCAGTCGGAGTCCGCTGCGGCCCCGGAGGAAGCTAGGAGTCGGCGGTGTCGGCTGAGGCGGGCGGACCGGCGAGGCAAGGCGGCGGCTCCAGGCACCGAGGGACTCAGGAACTCgagcagcggcagcggcagcacCTCTTCCCCTCGGAGGCGGCGggcggaggaggcggcggcgggtgAGAGGGTGAGGGAGCGCGCGAgccgggtgggggaggggcggcggcCCCGGCGCAAGGCCAAAGCGCGCGGAGAACGGTTCAGGCCGCCGCGCGCACGCGCGCTCGCCGCCCCTAGCTCGCGCGCGGACGTCCTTGCTtgtctgcctcccctcccccctcctcgcGGTTCCTGTCGCGCGCGGGCTTttattccccccctcccccatggcaACGGCGCGCGCTGCCGACTGCACTCGGGCTCGCGCGCGCTCTCGAGGGGGGAGCGCGCGACTCGGCTTCTCGCCTCTCCGACGCGTGCGGCCAGGAGGCTCTCCTGCAGCTGTCTTTGCCGACATTTTCTCGGCGAGGAGGGGGCTGCGGCGGCCGGGGCCCGCTGCCGGCTCCTTTCCCCCGCGCTTCTCCGGCGTCCGGCCTACCCGTCCCTCCCGGGGGCCTGGGATCGGGCCCGGAGCCTCCCATACTATGGGGCGACgcgcagccccctcccccatttctcaAGGCTGAAAATAGGCCTTGGCCGCTCAGGCAGTGCAGAGAAGGCCTTGACCTACATCCCCGGGAGAGTTAGGCAGTTTGGATTCGTTACTGTATGCCGTGAGGTATTAGGAAGAAAAGGATTctaaacgtttaaaaaaaaattcacgtaTTTGGTCTAGGTATGTAAAGGCAGATCACATGCTCTTTTGTTTCTTGCACTTTTTCATCGTCTCCCCCAAAGTTGTGTTACGGCTCGGGAGGAGGCTGCCAGCCCTTCCTTGAGAAAACGCTGGACTTTGTCATTATTTGGCGCACAACTTTTCTaggccttggttttcacttagaCGCTTTTCTAAGGTATCTTCTGGGTCAAAAATTGAAGAAGTGTTGTTTCCTCTTGAGTGTGAGTCTAGGTCTCTTCCTGAGCTAGTATTTTAGCTTCTGGGGTTTCTTAGTGTCTCCTCAGCTACTACAGTGCCTCAGTGCTGAGCTTCTTGTGCTTAttacttttgtccattttcttgcaCACTCTCCTCCCTTTTTGGTGCGTTTTTTTCCTTGAATACCATAATACTGAATTTCAAGACCCCCTTCTGTTTGGTTAGTTGGGCATCGTGATAATTTTCCAACAGAAAAAactcctttttgtcttttttattttttgcagcttTTACTGTCAGCCTTTAGCTTGGGTGATTTTTGCATACCCACAGTCCGCGGACCCCAGTTTAAGTATCTTTATTTAGGTTTTGGTgatttgtgtttgtgttgttgATATACTTCTTGGTCCATCCATCCTTTTAGTGTTTTGAGCACTGTCTTAGATGCTGTGGTATTTctgtttggggttttcttttttccccttcttttttggTTCATTCCGTAAAAGTTCTTTAGTCTGTTGTGATTTAATACCCTTAGCAGCTGCTGGTTATCCTTCTCCAGGGAGTGGGAGGATTATTGTGTGAGGTGGTATGGAAGTGTGGGTGAATGGTTAAGCTGAGGAATTGATTGCAGGTCAGAAGCATTCTGCAAGGGAAGCAGAAACTGGGTAGGGTATAGAGAGCCAAAGAAGGCCTAGCTTTAGAATAAGGAggagaaaatttgagaaaataaaagtgaggGTTGGAAGATTTCTTGTGCTGTaaagaaatttttcatttctttgcatagTTCTACTTGCCTTTCATAGATTTAGCATCATTTGTCATTCCTTTAACCCAGTATGGttatttcgttttgttttgttttcagatctCTAGAGTCTGCAACTGGGATTGGGCAGGGACCCAGCCTTAGAGTTGGGGGGTAAGGGGCTCCAAACTGTTCTAGAGTTGGGCTAGCTCCCTTTCATTCAAGATCTCCCtgtatggggtgggggtggcaggCTTTAGTACATTCTTCCAGGTATTTGTATGatgtttctttcagaatttttaaaatgaagcctTTTCTTTTATCCAGTTCTATGTTTTTCCCCTCTACTTTCGCTAATCTCTCCACTTTGTTCCTTGAGTTCTTTCCTGGGATCATTTTCCCTCACACATTTCCCCATGTGAAACTATCTCAGACAGGATGAGttggagaaaaaaacagagtACATATAGCTGGAGAAAGGAATAGAGTGTACGTAGCCAAGAAATCTAATCAGTAAAACTAAGGTTAGAGGGCTCTTCAGAGTCATGCTGGGGTTGGAACAGATTGAGAGGATAGAACCTGGTAGGAGGCACGTGATAACACTTGAGAGGGTTAAGGAAGGGCTGGAAGAGAAAAACTAGGAAATGAGATAACGGGACTCTTAGGGAAAGCTGACAGTTTGACATTAATGAAAGTGAGGTATAAAGAGTGGGGGTTTTGTGAGTAAGTGTAGGGGAAGGAATGTAGAGAAGGTATGGGGACAGCTGGAATAGAGGAGGCTGGTTTGGTGTATTTAGAGCATTGAGttgaaaatgtaatattttacagGAGCTAGTGAGAGTTGGGTGAGCCCCAAACCATGTGAGAAATCCTATTGGGAAGGAAATTGAAGGAAAATGATCAGTCAGGATAGTTGATTGGAAATGGCCCCTTACTTGAGAGGTGAAGTATAAGAGGATTACATATCCAAGGTTCACGTGTTTCTGATGTGCATGCTGGCCTTTATCCTGGGCCACCTTTTGGATATCTAGGGGCTGTTCAGTGAGATTATATTCATAATTTCTGGCTACCTTTAGGGTAGCCTGAAATGCTTAGGTCAGTTCTTGAAGAGTCTAGACTTGGACTGCAGGCCTTTGGGTGCCACAGATCTTCGTTTGGTGTTTGTTGTGCCCTGTTTGGAGGCCTCTGtcagttgccaggggttaggaatTAGAGTAGTTGGTGAAGATACCAGTTGTGTATATTGGGGCTAAAGGAGAATAAAGAGAGTGGAGAAATGGGATCTTTGTTTTGGGTGGAAACAGGAAAGCTAGGTGAAAGCAGGAGTGGCTCTTGCACATTATGGGGAAAGGCTGTAAGAGCTGGGCTATGATTTGGTGGAAAGAAAGCAGTGTTGGAAGTATGAAGAACAGGTTTTTTTAGGAGACCAGGAGGATTATGCAGCTAAAGGAGGTTTAGTGTGGAGAGACATGTTGAAGTAGGGTTGAAGAAGAGCAGGGATTTGGGTGGTGGTAAGTGGCTAGTTTGGGGCCAGGGGCCTGACCCGTGTCTCCCCGCTCCCCTTCAGGAGCGGTGGTGCCCCACCCCGGGCACGGGGCCATGTACAACGGGATCGGGCTGCCGACGCCCCGGGGCAGCGGCACCAACGGCTACGTCCAGCGCAACCTGTCCCTGGTGCGGGGCCGCCGGGGTGAGCGGCCTGACTACAAGGGAGAGGAGGAACTGCGGCGCCTGGAGGCTGCCCTGGTGAAGCGGCCTAATCCTGACATCCTGGACCACGAGCGCAAGCGGCGCGTGGAGCTGCGATGCCTCGAGCTGGAGGAGATGATGGAAgagcaggggtgagggagggctgggggagagcCAAGCACTGAGTGAGTGCAGAGCTGGGGGAGTTAGGTGGGATGTAGGGAGCTTAGGGCTGGTTGAAAGAGGCCTGGAGAGGATTTGTAGGAGGGGAGGAGGTAAAGGAGCTAGCAAATTGAAAGGAGTTAAGGGACAGTTCAAAGTGGGAGATGAGGAACCTGTGTCTGGGATATAAAAGGGAGCCTTTTATGAGTTATTTAGATGGAGGCACATGGGGAAAGAGGGGGGCCATTGAGAAGCAAATATGTGCTTtaagggagaggtggggaagcAGACCAGGGAAGAGACAAGAGCTAGCTAGGTAAGCTGATATGTGTTGTCATTGGTAGAGAAAAGGAAGGTAAATGGATTTAAGGATTGAGGCCTTGGACAGTAGCAAAGGCAGGAAAACAGGAATTGGAATAATACCCGGATAAAAGGGATCATGGGTTGGATAGGGAAttgagattttggaaaaggaacacaTTAAGGCAGAAAACcttttagagcagtggttttcaaacttcagCAGTGGCACCCGTTTCATATAATGCATGTTACTTTGGAATCCCAGGAAATGAAAGATTTGTTCTTGTTGATTGGATTTGGGGAGGAACACCTGGAACTCTGCCTGCTTAACTTTCCTCTCTTGGCCCCTGGAGTGTAGCATGTTTAAAATCCACTGTTCTAGAGGGTGTAGTCAGTGGAGGGAAGAAAGATGACAGGAAAAGAGCAGGATTTAATAGAAGGGCCCTTTGGGTGACAGTGAGTGAAAAATTGTATGTGTGCATGGAAAGGGAAGGGATCCTGCTGGGAATGAGGGAACTGTAAACCTGGGACTGGGGAGAGTGTCTAGTCAAGCTCTAACCCTGAAGGCTTTTGTTCTCCAGGTACGAGGAACAGCAAATTCAGGAAAAAGTGGCGACCTTTCGACTCATGTTGCTGGAGAAGGATGTGAACCCTGGGGGCAAGGAGGAGACCCcagggcagaggccagcgtgagtGTTTCCCTCTCTCGATTTTCTCTGGACTCTACTCTGCTTTTGCTGTTCTCTCTGTTTAGTTTGGACTTTCTCCCTGctcttgtcttcattttctcGTGGCTGTTTGTGTGAATATGACTCTGCATTTTGTTCTCTATGTCCTATAGACCTTTGACCTTTTCTCCTCTAGGGTAACTGAGACTCACCAGTTGGCAGAATTGAATGAGAAGAAGAACGAGCGACTCCGAGCTGCCTTTGGCATCAGTGATTCCTATGTGGATGGCAGCTCTTTTGATCCTCAGCGTCGTGCTCGAGAAGCTAAGCAACCAGTTCCTGAGCCACCCAAACCTTACAGGTACACAAGACCAAGAAGCCAGTGTCAGTTTTTCTTCCTAATTCTAAGCACTCTGcctcattttttgtgtgtggactatgtcttttcaaattcttGAGATTTTGTTCTTCTGAAATTGAAATGTCTAAGAAAGTTTGTCTTAGCACCCATCTCTGCTATTTTTCATCTTTCCTCAGCCTTGTCCGGGAGTCCAGCAGTTCTCGCTCACCAACCccaaagcaaaagaagaagaaaaagaagaaagatagagGACGGTAAGTTAGTTGGAAAGCTCTTCTAGTAGCCAGAGGACCAAACCTGTCatgttttttctctgtctctggcaatagggtatttttatttctaggaaGTAGGAGAGAGTTGTCAGAAAAGTCAGGGAAGAGGGAGTTACCATTCAGGTCTCATCTGGTAGAAGAAATAATGTGTGCTGC from Balaenoptera acutorostrata chromosome 15, mBalAcu1.1, whole genome shotgun sequence encodes the following:
- the SRRM2 gene encoding serine/arginine repetitive matrix protein 2 isoform X8 — protein: MYNGIGLPTPRGSGTNGYVQRNLSLVRGRRGERPDYKGEEELRRLEAALVKRPNPDILDHERKRRVELRCLELEEMMEEQGYEEQQIQEKVATFRLMLLEKDVNPGGKEETPGQRPAVTETHQLAELNEKKNERLRAAFGISDSYVDGSSFDPQRRAREAKQPVPEPPKPYSLVRESSSSRSPTPKQKKKKKKKDRGRRSESSSPRRERKKSSKKKKHRSESESKKRKHRSPTPKSKRKSKDKKRKRSRSTTPAPKSRRAHRSTSADSASSSDTSRSRRCTDHSEDTVPAL